The following are from one region of the Rosistilla carotiformis genome:
- a CDS encoding chemotaxis protein CheX: protein MLTTENEAFQRAVEEIFNSCLGCDAKLKEVGESTTADRINEIKGIIGISGALCGTAALSVSRDFAYKATGALLGDTPHELNSDVVDAVGEIVNMIAGRARVLLGNEATNMSLPSVILGQCEIAFGSENHGTCLRFDTAWGSVSMELVLKQHSKSPIPSVTPVAILA, encoded by the coding sequence ATGCTGACTACCGAAAACGAAGCTTTCCAGCGAGCTGTCGAAGAAATTTTTAACAGTTGCCTTGGCTGTGATGCCAAGTTGAAAGAGGTCGGGGAATCGACGACCGCCGATCGCATCAATGAGATCAAAGGTATTATCGGCATCTCCGGAGCGCTCTGCGGAACGGCCGCGCTCAGCGTATCCCGCGACTTTGCCTACAAGGCGACCGGAGCCTTGTTGGGCGATACCCCCCACGAACTGAACTCGGATGTCGTCGACGCGGTGGGCGAAATTGTCAACATGATTGCCGGTCGGGCTCGCGTATTGTTAGGCAATGAAGCGACGAACATGTCCTTGCCGTCGGTGATTTTAGGTCAATGCGAGATCGCTTTTGGGTCGGAGAACCACGGCACCTGCCTTCGGTTTGACACCGCATGGGGATCCGTATCGATGGAGTTGGTGCTGAAACAGCATTCGAAATCGCCAATCCCAAGCGTCACGCCG
- a CDS encoding response regulator, which yields MDQKVLLADDSGVMRKIILRALNAAGVTDVVEAADGAQAWTAFQTTQFDMVLTDWNMPMMTGLDLLKNIRQAGSTIPVIMITTESERGRVIEAIQAGVSDFLPKPFENELLQEKLVKHLSALAS from the coding sequence ATGGACCAAAAGGTTCTCTTGGCGGATGACTCGGGCGTCATGCGCAAGATCATACTGCGGGCACTCAATGCAGCCGGCGTTACCGACGTCGTCGAAGCTGCCGACGGAGCCCAAGCGTGGACCGCCTTTCAAACAACCCAGTTCGACATGGTGTTGACCGATTGGAACATGCCGATGATGACCGGTTTGGATCTCTTGAAAAACATTCGCCAGGCGGGTTCGACCATCCCGGTGATTATGATCACCACCGAATCCGAACGCGGTCGGGTGATCGAAGCGATCCAGGCGGGCGTTTCCGATTTTCTTCCCAAGCCGTTTGAAAACGAGCTGCTGCAAGAGAAACTTGTTAAGCATCTCAGCGCGCTGGCTTCCTGA